From Betta splendens chromosome 3, fBetSpl5.4, whole genome shotgun sequence, the proteins below share one genomic window:
- the LOC114851963 gene encoding C-myc promoter-binding protein-like isoform X7 — protein sequence MSFRDLCSSSRHVYTHVHSECFSGGCAKPKSDYNCTTVWSWRGWEMMEDKGPRVADYFVVAGLTDPSKPLDQEIHFDDACHKTAKPKAPITDVAVVIRSVGEEVPPGFTCIETTPTGHSADLNNGGLMAPQIFLCYRRGCDKPPLTDLGVLYEWKERLKHGCHLIQTTPSGRPANISGNSSQRIYVTYRRAPEVQSHAALAVTDICIIIPSKGETSPHTFCKVERNLNSSMWGSSVYLCYKKSVTKANMIAYKAGLFSRYPEEDYESFPLPESVPLFCLPMGATIECWPTNTKYSLPVFSTFVLTGASGEKVYGAAIQFYEPYQQECLTDQQCFQLGLQGPDPHKPSSSNFTSAVSNNAGASSRSVYTNKCICLLSHWPFFDAFRKFLTFLYRYSISGPHALPIEKHISHFMHKVPFPSSQRPRILVQLSPHDSLMLSQPVSSPLPLSGGRFSMLLQNLGPENAVTLLVFAVTEHKILVHSLRPAVLTSVTEALVSMIFPFHWPCPYIPLCPLALADVLSAPCPFIVGVDSRYFDLYDPPPDVSCVDLDTNTIFHNDDKRALTWKILPKKACKNLLNVLGNLYQQLVDGQHKPDGLLEMSMSDLSELSCGKSLHTLELEIQEAFLRFMAAILKGYRLFLRPITQAPSEKATDASSLFDLQGFLRSRDRSHQKFYSLMTKTQMFIRFIEECSFVSDKDASLAFFDDCVDKLYNSERSADKGGKVDSDRPEDAKLIETDESQRSEHTVFITPPELPALPEGEEYPLLYSYDGFPVLSIDLFDPVEGPRTNSSRATARHSCPTSPAPMFRRTKQEIKLAQKIAKKYSSIPQLWSKCLLRHCYGLWFICLPAYVTVCHSKVRALRTAYDVLRKMQAKKLQAPDEVCYRVLMQLCGQYGQPVLAVKVLFEMKKAGVHPNAITYGYYNKAVLESTWPSSTRGGYFLWMKLRNVILGVAQFKRALRRHAPLTQSPLSDGSDLDAVSHSSLDSSADTNLAEQGLYANDCVKLDPIDDRSSTVGQGGCGVGARAHLHSGGSELRGATHHKGDQSDLGYNSLTKEEVRRGDSSAQDSVPDKDGKKESDCSSLSETESTKGSKDCLSQLDVEIHSSSKARGIVRSSCKSKSSASAGHIAGLLFTSSLDDIGEVHTNSLLRKHKSALGEIVEGGRSSMDWQGVRDRRLDTGGRSGSSGLSLGMNKGETDPQKIAGNLDGHGKIASCAKKSKRPHSLALGGLESAVAEAGIKNKDEEEEGRDSSDEDGSNTDAIFDFEDLDLDKSSSEVGVNTHKLNTSNRKPVERSASYSGTSTVTSGGAVKRTGIEMGYDPLSLLAAQTTEQNDNPHSEARTPSTGRNLAKEIERYMNHMGSPLSSRTPSLDLQDAASPTLLHGSAHSIPRRASLPHSSPLSAAGVPRSRTYHLPSPSQPISRPHRWSSPPSHSSSTTPSPSPRPSPYRERADRRSLASPSPSSSSFGLDTLLTPSLDVFKTSVFSAGKGVAEKASRWYSRLATYTTPTKDAPSDRLSVSSYGVGDPDCSSLLDEDECGTLESSVVYPQRNGLVGPHRSPKHSPLRSTVESPTPGSGPGRPTCEVPGCILSSPGFLLPEKSDLGSSCYTSSTSIFNNYAMELLISSCSRCKTCDCLVYDEEIMAGWTADDSNLNTTCPFCGNPFLPFLNVEIRDMRGPGRLGHRDIHLVHTLSDNDCVPTLPCGYCPGELSKQTNSTDQGSRYQHPHRAPAGHGFTQSAHGPQCQCLWSHGRTITTQLLCANIRQSAKPPQ from the exons GGAGTTGGCGGGGATGGGAAATGATGGAGGACAAAGGCCCACGCGTAGCCGACTACTTTGTGGTGGCTGGTTTGACAGACCCATCGAAGCCGCTGGACCAGGAGATCCATTTTGATGATGCCTGCCACAAGACAGCCAAACCTAAGGCACCAATCACTGATGTGGCAGTGGTGATCCGTTCAGTAGGGGAGGAGGTGCCACCAGGGTTCACATGCATAGAGACAACACCAACCGGCCATTCTGCTGACCTTAACAATGGTGGTCTCATGGCCCCCCAGATCTTCCTGTGCTACAGGCGAGGTTGCGACAAGCCACCACTGACTGACCTTGG tGTGCTGTATGAATGGAAGGAGCGACTGAAGCATGGGTGCCACCTCATCCAGACCACACCCTCTGGTCGTCCAGCCAATATCAGTGGCAATTCCTCCCAGCGCATTTATGTCACCTACCGCAGGGCACCGGAGGTCCAATCGCACGCTGCTCTGGCTGTCACAGACATCTGCATCATTATCCCGAGTAAAGGAGAGACGTCGCCACACACCTTCTGTAAGGTGGAAAGGAATCTGAACAGCAGCATG TGGGGCTCCTCTGTTTACCTGTGCTATAAGAAGTCTGTGACCAAAGCCAACATGATAGCCTACAAAGCAG GCTTATTCAGCAGATATCCAGAGGAGGACTACGAGTCATTCCCCCTGCCAGAGTCTGTCCCTCTATTCTGCCTTCCTATGGGAGCTACGATCGAGTGCTGGCCAACTAACACCAAATACTCTCTCCCTGTTTTTTCCACCTTCGTCTTAACAGGCGCCTCTGGAGAGAAG GTATATGGTGCTGCCATTCAGTTTTATGAGCCCTACCAGCAGGAGTGTCTGACAGATCAGCAGTGCTTTCAGTTAGGACTGCAGGGCCCAGATCCACACAAACCCTCATCCTCCAACTTCACTTCCGCTGTCTCCAACAACGCTGGTGCCAGCAGCCGCTCTGTCTACACAAATAAGTGCATCTGCTTGCTCTCCCATTGGCCCTTTTTTGATGCTTTCCGCAAGTTCCTCACATTCCTTTATCGCTACTCCATCTCTGGCCCCCATGCCCTGCCCATCGAAAA ACACATCTCTCACTTCATGCACAAAGTTCCTTTCCCTTCCTCTCAGAGGCCTCGTATCCTGGTGCAG cttTCCCCCCACGACAGTCTGATGTTGAGTCAGCCAGTGTCTTCTCCTCTACCGCTCAG tgGAGGTCGATTTTCCATGTTACTTCAGAACCTCGGACCAGAAAACGCTGTCACCCTGCTGGTGTTTGCTGTCACTGAACATAAGATTCTGGTTCACTCTCTACGGCCGGCCGTGCTGACCAGCGTTACTGAGGCTCTAGTGTCT ATGATTTTCCCGTTCCACTGGCCGTGCCCGTATATTCCTCTTTGCCCCCTGGCATTGGCTGATGTGTTGAGTGCCCCTTGTCCGTTCATTGTTGGAGTGGACTCTCGCTATTTTGATCTTTACGACCCCCCACCAGATGTGAGCTGCGTGGATCTGGACACAAACACCATCTTCCA CAATGATGATAAGCGAGCCCTCACGTGGAAAATCCTACCAAAGAAAGCCTGTAAAAACCTGCTGAATGTGCTAGGCAATCTCTACCAGCAGCTGGTTGATG GTCAGCACAAACCAGATGGGCTACTGGAAATGAGCATGAGTGATTTGTCGGAGCTGAGCTGTGGAAAGAGCCTCCATACACTAGAGCTGGAGATCCAGGAAGCCTTCCTCCGCTTCATGGCAGCCATTTTGAAGGGCTATCGTTTATTCCTAAGACCCATCACCCAGGCACCTTCTGAGAAAGCAACAGATGCCAGCTCGCTTTTTGACTTGCAAG GGTTTTTGAGGAGCCGTGATCGTTCACACCAGAAGTTCTACTCACTGATGACGAAGACGCAGATGTTCATCCGCTTCATCGAGGAGTGTTCTTTTGTCAGTGATAAAGACGCCAGCCTGGCCTTCTTTGATGACTGTGTGGACAAA CTCTACAATTCAGAGCGGAGTGCAGACAAAGGAGGCAAG GTGGACAGTGACAGGCCAGAGGACGCCAAGCTTATAGAAACTGATGAATCACAGCGTAGTGAGCACACAGTCTTTATCACACCGCCGGAGCTGCCTGCTCTGCCAGAGGGGGAAGAGTATCCACTCCtgtacag TTACGACGGTTTCCCAGTGTTAAGTATTGACCTCTTTGACCCAGTGGAGGGTCCACGGACTAACTCCTCCCGCGCTACTGCCAGACATAGCTGTCCCACCAGCCCTGCCCCCATGTTTAGACGCACAAAACAG GAGATCAAACTAGCCCAGAAGATAGCTAAGAAGTACTCCTCCATCCCTCAGCTGTGGTCCAAGTGTCTGCTCCGTCATTGCTATGGTCTGTGGTTTATCTGTCTACCAGCGTATGTAACGGTGTGCCACTCCAAAGTGCGGGCACTTCGCACAGCATATGATGTCCTCAGAAAGATGCAGGCTAAGAAGCTGCAAGCCCCGGATGAG GTCTGTTACCGGGTGCTGATGCAGCTCTGTGGACAGTATGGTCAGCCTGTTCTAGCAGTCAAGGTCCTCTTTGAGATGAAGAAGGCTGGAGTCCATCCCAATGCTATCACTTATGGCTACTACAACAAG GCCGTGTTGGAGAGCACATGGCCCTCTAGCACCAGAGGAGGATACTTCCTGTGGATGAAGCTGAGAAATGTCATTCTCGGCGTGGCACAGTTCAAACGGGCACTTCGGCGACATGCTCCTCTCACACAGAGCCCTTTGTCAG ATGGCAGCGACCTGGACGCTGTAAGTCACAGCAGCTTGGATAGCTCTGCTGACACTAACCTGGCCGAGCAGGGCCTCTACGCCAATGACTGCGTCAAACTAGACCCCATTGACGATAGATCTAGCACAG TTGGCCAAGGGGGTTGCGGTGTGGGTGCCCGTGCCCATTTGCACAGTGGGGGTTCTGAGCTCAGAGGAGCCACCCACCACAAAG GAGATCAATCAGATTTGGGTTATAATTCGTTAACCAAAGAGGAGGTTCGAAGAGGAGACTCCAGTGCCCAGGACTCGGTCCCTGACAAAGATGGCAAGAAGGAGAGCGACTGCAGTTCTT TATCGGAGACTGAGAGTACCAAAGGAAGTAAAGACTGCCTTTCTCAGCTAGACGTGGAGATCCATTCCTCCTCCAAAGCCCGTGGCATCGTTCGCAGCAGCTGTAAATCCAAGAGCTCTGCCAGCGCAg GCCACATTGCAGGTCTTCTCTTTACTTCATCTCTGGATGACATTGGAGAGGTCCATACCAACAGTCTGCTGAGGAAACATAAAAGTGCTCTGGGGGAGATTGTTGAAGGCGGCCGCTCTTCTATGGACTGGCAGGGTGTGAGAGACCGCCGGCTTGACACAGGGGGACGCAGTGGCTCCTCTGGTCTCAGCCTGGGTATGAACAAGGGTGAAACCGATCCTCAGAAGATAGCAGGAAACCTGGATGGCCATGGAAAGATTGCATCCTGTGCCAAAAAAAGTAAGAGGCCTCATTCTCTAGCTTTGGGCGGGTTAGAGAGTGCGGTTGCTGAGGCAGGAATTAAGAacaaagatgaagaggaagaaggacgTGACTCCAGTGATGAAGATGGAAGCAATACAGATGCCATTTTTGATTTTGAGGATCTGGATTTGGACAAGTCATCCTCAGAGGTTGGGGTCAACACCCATAAATTAAATACATCTAATCGGAAGCCCGTTGAACGCAGTGCCAGCTACAGTGGTACAAGCACGGTGACATCAGGAGGAGCTGTCAAACGCACAGGCATCGAAATGGGCTACGATCCTCTATCTCTGCTGGCGGCACAAACAACAGAGCAAAATGACAATCCGCACTCTGAGGCCAGGACACCAAGCACCGGGAGGAACCTGGCCAAGGAGATCGAGCGCTATATGAACCACATGGGCAGCCCTCTGAGCAGCCGCACGCCCAGTCTGGACCTACAGGACGCTGCCAGCCCCACCCTCCTCCATGGCTCCGCCCACTCCATCCCCCGCAGAGCTAGTCTGCCCCACAGCTCGCCGCTCAGCGCTGCTGGAGTGCCTCGCTCCCGTACGTACCACCTGCCTTCACCCTCGCAGCCTATCTCCCGCCCGCATCGGTGGTCGTCCCCACCGTCTCACAGCTCTAGCACCACTCCCAGCCCCAGCCCTCGCCCCAGCCCCTACAGAGAGAGGGCGGACAGAAGGAGCCTGGCGTCaccttcaccctcctcctcctcttttggTCTGGACACTCTGCTCACTCCAAGTCTGGATGTGTTCAAAACCAGTGTGTTCTCTGCTGGGAAGGGCGTGGCAGAGAAGGCTAGCCGCTGGTATTCCCGTCTCGCTACATACACCACACCCACCAAG GATGCTCCCAGTGACCGCCTGAGTGTGTCCTCCTATGGCGTGGGTGATCCAgactgctcctccctcctcgaTGAGGACGAATGTGGGACGTTGGAGAGCTCTGTGGTCTATCCACAGAGGAATGGCCTTGTAGGGCCACACAGGAGCCCTAAACACAGCCCACTCCGCAGCACCGTGGAGAGCCCCACTCCAGGCTCTGGTCCTGGGAGACCCACATGTGAGGTACCAG GATGTATCCTGTCCTCCCCTGGATTCCTTCTGCCAGAGAAGTCAGACCTTGGCTCTTCATGCTacaccagcagcacaagcaTCTTCAATAACTACGCTATGGAG CTGCTGATCTCCAGCTGTTCTCGCTGTAAGACATGTGACTGCCTGGTTTATGACGAGGAGATCATGGCTGGCTGGACAGCAGATGACTCCAACCTGAACACCACCTGCCCCTTCTGCGGAAACCCCTTCCTGCCGTTTCTCAACGTGGAAATTAGGGACATGCGAGGACCTGGAAG GCTTGGACACAGGGACATCCACCTTGTCCACACCCTGTCCGACAACGACTGTGTCCCCACCCTCCCCTGTGGTTACTGTCCAGGAGAGCTCAGCAAGCAGACG aactcAACTGACCAGGGCTCAAGGTATCAACATCCCCACAGAGCACCGGCAGGGCACGGATTCACACAGAGCGCCCATGGCCCGCAGTGTCAGTGCCTTTGGTCCCATGGACGAACCATCACAACCCAGCTGCTGTGTGCCAACATCCGGCAGTCTGCCAAGCCGCCTCAGTGA
- the LOC114851963 gene encoding C-myc promoter-binding protein-like isoform X10, which yields MSFRDLCSSSRHVYTHVHSECFSGGCAKPKSDYNCTTVWSWRGWEMMEDKGPRVADYFVVAGLTDPSKPLDQEIHFDDACHKTAKPKAPITDVAVVIRSVGEEVPPGFTCIETTPTGHSADLNNGGLMAPQIFLCYRRGCDKPPLTDLGVLYEWKERLKHGCHLIQTTPSGRPANISGNSSQRIYVTYRRAPEVQSHAALAVTDICIIIPSKGETSPHTFCKVERNLNSSMWGSSVYLCYKKSVTKANMIAYKAGLFSRYPEEDYESFPLPESVPLFCLPMGATIECWPTNTKYSLPVFSTFVLTGASGEKVYGAAIQFYEPYQQECLTDQQCFQLGLQGPDPHKPSSSNFTSAVSNNAGASSRSVYTNKCICLLSHWPFFDAFRKFLTFLYRYSISGPHALPIEKHISHFMHKVPFPSSQRPRILVQLSPHDSLMLSQPVSSPLPLSGGRFSMLLQNLGPENAVTLLVFAVTEHKILVHSLRPAVLTSVTEALVSMIFPFHWPCPYIPLCPLALADVLSAPCPFIVGVDSRYFDLYDPPPDVSCVDLDTNTIFHNDDKRALTWKILPKKACKNLLNVLGNLYQQLVDGQHKPDGLLEMSMSDLSELSCGKSLHTLELEIQEAFLRFMAAILKGYRLFLRPITQAPSEKATDASSLFDLQGFLRSRDRSHQKFYSLMTKTQMFIRFIEECSFVSDKDASLAFFDDCVDKVDSDRPEDAKLIETDESQRSEHTVFITPPELPALPEGEEYPLLYSYDGFPVLSIDLFDPVEGPRTNSSRATARHSCPTSPAPMFRRTKQEIKLAQKIAKKYSSIPQLWSKCLLRHCYGLWFICLPAYVTVCHSKVRALRTAYDVLRKMQAKKLQAPDEVCYRVLMQLCGQYGQPVLAVKVLFEMKKAGVHPNAITYGYYNKAVLESTWPSSTRGGYFLWMKLRNVILGVAQFKRALRRHAPLTQSPLSGDQSDLGYNSLTKEEVRRGDSSAQDSVPDKDGKKESDCSSLSETESTKGSKDCLSQLDVEIHSSSKARGIVRSSCKSKSSASAGHIAGLLFTSSLDDIGEVHTNSLLRKHKSALGEIVEGGRSSMDWQGVRDRRLDTGGRSGSSGLSLGMNKGETDPQKIAGNLDGHGKIASCAKKSKRPHSLALGGLESAVAEAGIKNKDEEEEGRDSSDEDGSNTDAIFDFEDLDLDKSSSEVGVNTHKLNTSNRKPVERSASYSGTSTVTSGGAVKRTGIEMGYDPLSLLAAQTTEQNDNPHSEARTPSTGRNLAKEIERYMNHMGSPLSSRTPSLDLQDAASPTLLHGSAHSIPRRASLPHSSPLSAAGVPRSRTYHLPSPSQPISRPHRWSSPPSHSSSTTPSPSPRPSPYRERADRRSLASPSPSSSSFGLDTLLTPSLDVFKTSVFSAGKGVAEKASRWYSRLATYTTPTKDAPSDRLSVSSYGVGDPDCSSLLDEDECGTLESSVVYPQRNGLVGPHRSPKHSPLRSTVESPTPGSGPGRPTCEVPGCILSSPGFLLPEKSDLGSSCYTSSTSIFNNYAMELLISSCSRCKTCDCLVYDEEIMAGWTADDSNLNTTCPFCGNPFLPFLNVEIRDMRGPGRLFLKGSPSGDEVVTSSYSASTGLDTGTSTLSTPCPTTTVSPPSPVVTVQESSASRRTQLTRAQGINIPTEHRQGTDSHRAPMARSVSAFGPMDEPSQPSCCVPTSGSLPSRLSETVDPLSMEWPLHNPEPVTVPYLSPLVLWKELESLLENEGDPVITEADMVDHHPIIYWNLVWYFRRLDLPSNLPGLILTSEHCNTDSQVPRHWMSEDSKHVLIQILWDNLKLHQDTIQPLYILWNTYNVGYPLSRPVPEEERPFSEDVLQSVVKSIQRNDVSRPMAQLLQLLGQTLGVKRQRSLYRDILFLSLVALGKDNIDIDAFDREYKLAYDRLIPTLVKLTHNCDRPPSTGVMECRRTFGEPYL from the exons GGAGTTGGCGGGGATGGGAAATGATGGAGGACAAAGGCCCACGCGTAGCCGACTACTTTGTGGTGGCTGGTTTGACAGACCCATCGAAGCCGCTGGACCAGGAGATCCATTTTGATGATGCCTGCCACAAGACAGCCAAACCTAAGGCACCAATCACTGATGTGGCAGTGGTGATCCGTTCAGTAGGGGAGGAGGTGCCACCAGGGTTCACATGCATAGAGACAACACCAACCGGCCATTCTGCTGACCTTAACAATGGTGGTCTCATGGCCCCCCAGATCTTCCTGTGCTACAGGCGAGGTTGCGACAAGCCACCACTGACTGACCTTGG tGTGCTGTATGAATGGAAGGAGCGACTGAAGCATGGGTGCCACCTCATCCAGACCACACCCTCTGGTCGTCCAGCCAATATCAGTGGCAATTCCTCCCAGCGCATTTATGTCACCTACCGCAGGGCACCGGAGGTCCAATCGCACGCTGCTCTGGCTGTCACAGACATCTGCATCATTATCCCGAGTAAAGGAGAGACGTCGCCACACACCTTCTGTAAGGTGGAAAGGAATCTGAACAGCAGCATG TGGGGCTCCTCTGTTTACCTGTGCTATAAGAAGTCTGTGACCAAAGCCAACATGATAGCCTACAAAGCAG GCTTATTCAGCAGATATCCAGAGGAGGACTACGAGTCATTCCCCCTGCCAGAGTCTGTCCCTCTATTCTGCCTTCCTATGGGAGCTACGATCGAGTGCTGGCCAACTAACACCAAATACTCTCTCCCTGTTTTTTCCACCTTCGTCTTAACAGGCGCCTCTGGAGAGAAG GTATATGGTGCTGCCATTCAGTTTTATGAGCCCTACCAGCAGGAGTGTCTGACAGATCAGCAGTGCTTTCAGTTAGGACTGCAGGGCCCAGATCCACACAAACCCTCATCCTCCAACTTCACTTCCGCTGTCTCCAACAACGCTGGTGCCAGCAGCCGCTCTGTCTACACAAATAAGTGCATCTGCTTGCTCTCCCATTGGCCCTTTTTTGATGCTTTCCGCAAGTTCCTCACATTCCTTTATCGCTACTCCATCTCTGGCCCCCATGCCCTGCCCATCGAAAA ACACATCTCTCACTTCATGCACAAAGTTCCTTTCCCTTCCTCTCAGAGGCCTCGTATCCTGGTGCAG cttTCCCCCCACGACAGTCTGATGTTGAGTCAGCCAGTGTCTTCTCCTCTACCGCTCAG tgGAGGTCGATTTTCCATGTTACTTCAGAACCTCGGACCAGAAAACGCTGTCACCCTGCTGGTGTTTGCTGTCACTGAACATAAGATTCTGGTTCACTCTCTACGGCCGGCCGTGCTGACCAGCGTTACTGAGGCTCTAGTGTCT ATGATTTTCCCGTTCCACTGGCCGTGCCCGTATATTCCTCTTTGCCCCCTGGCATTGGCTGATGTGTTGAGTGCCCCTTGTCCGTTCATTGTTGGAGTGGACTCTCGCTATTTTGATCTTTACGACCCCCCACCAGATGTGAGCTGCGTGGATCTGGACACAAACACCATCTTCCA CAATGATGATAAGCGAGCCCTCACGTGGAAAATCCTACCAAAGAAAGCCTGTAAAAACCTGCTGAATGTGCTAGGCAATCTCTACCAGCAGCTGGTTGATG GTCAGCACAAACCAGATGGGCTACTGGAAATGAGCATGAGTGATTTGTCGGAGCTGAGCTGTGGAAAGAGCCTCCATACACTAGAGCTGGAGATCCAGGAAGCCTTCCTCCGCTTCATGGCAGCCATTTTGAAGGGCTATCGTTTATTCCTAAGACCCATCACCCAGGCACCTTCTGAGAAAGCAACAGATGCCAGCTCGCTTTTTGACTTGCAAG GGTTTTTGAGGAGCCGTGATCGTTCACACCAGAAGTTCTACTCACTGATGACGAAGACGCAGATGTTCATCCGCTTCATCGAGGAGTGTTCTTTTGTCAGTGATAAAGACGCCAGCCTGGCCTTCTTTGATGACTGTGTGGACAAA GTGGACAGTGACAGGCCAGAGGACGCCAAGCTTATAGAAACTGATGAATCACAGCGTAGTGAGCACACAGTCTTTATCACACCGCCGGAGCTGCCTGCTCTGCCAGAGGGGGAAGAGTATCCACTCCtgtacag TTACGACGGTTTCCCAGTGTTAAGTATTGACCTCTTTGACCCAGTGGAGGGTCCACGGACTAACTCCTCCCGCGCTACTGCCAGACATAGCTGTCCCACCAGCCCTGCCCCCATGTTTAGACGCACAAAACAG GAGATCAAACTAGCCCAGAAGATAGCTAAGAAGTACTCCTCCATCCCTCAGCTGTGGTCCAAGTGTCTGCTCCGTCATTGCTATGGTCTGTGGTTTATCTGTCTACCAGCGTATGTAACGGTGTGCCACTCCAAAGTGCGGGCACTTCGCACAGCATATGATGTCCTCAGAAAGATGCAGGCTAAGAAGCTGCAAGCCCCGGATGAG GTCTGTTACCGGGTGCTGATGCAGCTCTGTGGACAGTATGGTCAGCCTGTTCTAGCAGTCAAGGTCCTCTTTGAGATGAAGAAGGCTGGAGTCCATCCCAATGCTATCACTTATGGCTACTACAACAAG GCCGTGTTGGAGAGCACATGGCCCTCTAGCACCAGAGGAGGATACTTCCTGTGGATGAAGCTGAGAAATGTCATTCTCGGCGTGGCACAGTTCAAACGGGCACTTCGGCGACATGCTCCTCTCACACAGAGCCCTTTGTCAG GAGATCAATCAGATTTGGGTTATAATTCGTTAACCAAAGAGGAGGTTCGAAGAGGAGACTCCAGTGCCCAGGACTCGGTCCCTGACAAAGATGGCAAGAAGGAGAGCGACTGCAGTTCTT TATCGGAGACTGAGAGTACCAAAGGAAGTAAAGACTGCCTTTCTCAGCTAGACGTGGAGATCCATTCCTCCTCCAAAGCCCGTGGCATCGTTCGCAGCAGCTGTAAATCCAAGAGCTCTGCCAGCGCAg GCCACATTGCAGGTCTTCTCTTTACTTCATCTCTGGATGACATTGGAGAGGTCCATACCAACAGTCTGCTGAGGAAACATAAAAGTGCTCTGGGGGAGATTGTTGAAGGCGGCCGCTCTTCTATGGACTGGCAGGGTGTGAGAGACCGCCGGCTTGACACAGGGGGACGCAGTGGCTCCTCTGGTCTCAGCCTGGGTATGAACAAGGGTGAAACCGATCCTCAGAAGATAGCAGGAAACCTGGATGGCCATGGAAAGATTGCATCCTGTGCCAAAAAAAGTAAGAGGCCTCATTCTCTAGCTTTGGGCGGGTTAGAGAGTGCGGTTGCTGAGGCAGGAATTAAGAacaaagatgaagaggaagaaggacgTGACTCCAGTGATGAAGATGGAAGCAATACAGATGCCATTTTTGATTTTGAGGATCTGGATTTGGACAAGTCATCCTCAGAGGTTGGGGTCAACACCCATAAATTAAATACATCTAATCGGAAGCCCGTTGAACGCAGTGCCAGCTACAGTGGTACAAGCACGGTGACATCAGGAGGAGCTGTCAAACGCACAGGCATCGAAATGGGCTACGATCCTCTATCTCTGCTGGCGGCACAAACAACAGAGCAAAATGACAATCCGCACTCTGAGGCCAGGACACCAAGCACCGGGAGGAACCTGGCCAAGGAGATCGAGCGCTATATGAACCACATGGGCAGCCCTCTGAGCAGCCGCACGCCCAGTCTGGACCTACAGGACGCTGCCAGCCCCACCCTCCTCCATGGCTCCGCCCACTCCATCCCCCGCAGAGCTAGTCTGCCCCACAGCTCGCCGCTCAGCGCTGCTGGAGTGCCTCGCTCCCGTACGTACCACCTGCCTTCACCCTCGCAGCCTATCTCCCGCCCGCATCGGTGGTCGTCCCCACCGTCTCACAGCTCTAGCACCACTCCCAGCCCCAGCCCTCGCCCCAGCCCCTACAGAGAGAGGGCGGACAGAAGGAGCCTGGCGTCaccttcaccctcctcctcctcttttggTCTGGACACTCTGCTCACTCCAAGTCTGGATGTGTTCAAAACCAGTGTGTTCTCTGCTGGGAAGGGCGTGGCAGAGAAGGCTAGCCGCTGGTATTCCCGTCTCGCTACATACACCACACCCACCAAG GATGCTCCCAGTGACCGCCTGAGTGTGTCCTCCTATGGCGTGGGTGATCCAgactgctcctccctcctcgaTGAGGACGAATGTGGGACGTTGGAGAGCTCTGTGGTCTATCCACAGAGGAATGGCCTTGTAGGGCCACACAGGAGCCCTAAACACAGCCCACTCCGCAGCACCGTGGAGAGCCCCACTCCAGGCTCTGGTCCTGGGAGACCCACATGTGAGGTACCAG GATGTATCCTGTCCTCCCCTGGATTCCTTCTGCCAGAGAAGTCAGACCTTGGCTCTTCATGCTacaccagcagcacaagcaTCTTCAATAACTACGCTATGGAG CTGCTGATCTCCAGCTGTTCTCGCTGTAAGACATGTGACTGCCTGGTTTATGACGAGGAGATCATGGCTGGCTGGACAGCAGATGACTCCAACCTGAACACCACCTGCCCCTTCTGCGGAAACCCCTTCCTGCCGTTTCTCAACGTGGAAATTAGGGACATGCGAGGACCTGGAAG GCTTTTCCTGAAGGGCAGCCCGTCGGGAGATGAAGTGGTGACCTCATCATATTCTGCTTCCACAGGCTTGGACACAGGGACATCCACCTTGTCCACACCCTGTCCGACAACGACTGTGTCCCCACCCTCCCCTGTGGTTACTGTCCAGGAGAGCTCAGCAAGCAGACG aactcAACTGACCAGGGCTCAAGGTATCAACATCCCCACAGAGCACCGGCAGGGCACGGATTCACACAGAGCGCCCATGGCCCGCAGTGTCAGTGCCTTTGGTCCCATGGACGAACCATCACAACCCAGCTGCTGTGTGCCAACATCCGGCAGTCTGCCAAGCCGCCTCAGTGAAACCGTG GATCCACTGAGTATGGAGTGGCCTCTCCACAATCCAGAGCCAGTGACGGTTCCCTACCTGAGCCCTCTGGTTCTGtggaaggagctggagagtCTGCTGGAGAACGAAGGTGACCCGGTGATCACAGAGGCCGACATGGTGGACCACCATCCCATCATCTACTGGAACCTAGTCTGGTACTTCAGACGGCTCGACCTCCCCAGCAACCTGCCCGGTCTGATCCTCACCTCTGAGCACTGCAACACAGACTCCCAG GTTCCTCGTCACTGGATGTCGGAGGACAGTAAACATGTATTGATCCAGATCCTGTGGGACAACCTGAAGTTACATCAGGACACAATCCAGCCTCTCTACATCCTCTGGAATACATATA ACGTGGGTTACCCTCTGTCCCGGCCGgtcccagaggaggagaggccgttCAGCGAGGACGTACTGCAGAGTGTAGTGAAGAGCATCCAGAGGAACGACGTGAGCCGACCGATggctcagctgcttcagctcctgggaCAGACGCTCGGAGTCAAGAGACAAAG GAGTTTGTACAGAGACATTCTCTTCTTATCGCTGGTGGCTTTGGGGAAAGATAACATTGATATCG ATGCCTTTGATCGCGAGTATAAACTGGCGTATGACCGGCTCATACCGACACTGGTGAAGCTCACTCATAACTGTGACCGCCCTCCCAGCACCGGCGTCATGGAGTGTCGCAGGACGTTTGGAGAGCCTtacctgtaa